A DNA window from Leptolyngbya sp. KIOST-1 contains the following coding sequences:
- a CDS encoding ABC transporter permease produces MQTTPTANSLKAADAGTLSTKSRGYWATVWLSLRRDPISVACACVLLALVLIAIFAPVLAPYGPSEGSLVDRLLPIGSAGHVLGTDELGRDMLSRLMYGGRMSLLMGILPVAIAFALGTSLGLLAGFFGGWINTIIMRTTDVFFAFPAVLLAIAISGALGPGLANSMLALTLVFIPPIARVAESVTTRVRTLDFVDAARASGAKALTIVRVHVFNNVMGTVFIYATSLVSVCMILAAGLSFLGLGVKPPTPEWGLMLNTLRQSIYVQPWVSVLPGLMIFITSLCFNLLSDGLRGAMDLKR; encoded by the coding sequence ATGCAAACCACCCCCACCGCCAACTCCCTAAAAGCCGCCGACGCGGGTACCCTCTCGACCAAGTCGCGGGGCTACTGGGCCACGGTGTGGCTGAGCCTGCGCCGGGATCCGATCTCGGTAGCCTGCGCCTGTGTGCTGCTGGCCCTGGTGCTGATCGCCATCTTTGCTCCGGTGCTGGCCCCCTACGGCCCCTCCGAGGGCAGCCTGGTCGATCGCCTGCTGCCCATCGGCAGCGCTGGCCATGTGCTGGGTACCGATGAGCTGGGCCGCGACATGCTTTCCCGCCTGATGTATGGAGGCCGCATGAGCCTGCTAATGGGCATTTTGCCCGTGGCGATCGCCTTTGCCCTGGGTACTAGCCTGGGCCTGCTGGCGGGGTTCTTTGGCGGCTGGATCAACACCATCATTATGCGGACGACGGATGTGTTCTTTGCGTTTCCGGCGGTGCTGCTGGCGATCGCCATTTCCGGTGCCCTCGGCCCTGGTCTGGCCAACTCCATGCTGGCCCTGACTCTGGTGTTTATTCCTCCCATCGCCCGGGTGGCCGAGAGCGTCACCACCCGGGTACGCACCCTCGACTTTGTGGATGCCGCCCGCGCCTCCGGGGCCAAGGCGCTGACCATTGTGCGGGTGCACGTCTTCAACAACGTCATGGGCACGGTGTTTATCTACGCCACCAGCCTGGTGTCGGTGTGCATGATTCTGGCGGCGGGCCTCAGCTTTCTGGGGTTGGGGGTGAAGCCGCCCACGCCGGAGTGGGGGCTGATGCTCAACACCCTGCGCCAGTCGATCTACGTGCAGCCCTGGGTGTCAGTGCTGCCGGGTCTGATGATTTTCATTACGTCGCTGTGCTTTAACCTGCTGTCGGACGGGCTGCGGGGAGCCATGGATCTGAAGCGATAG
- a CDS encoding ABC transporter substrate-binding protein — MPRSAPTWSSFGRRRFIKFASGIGVGFALSVTTLSACQPTTTVTDAPGAPAEAASGGTIRIGMTASDIPLTGGAPNSGFEGVRFTGMTLYDALVTWDLSLDDRPAPLVPQLATSWSVDENDPRVWTFELRQGVKFHDGSDFNADAVVFNFEKIFDENAPHYDAQQSAQVVARIPAYESIRKVDDYTVEITTKTPNSLLINQLPFMFFSSPAHYEALGGDWAAFAADPSGTGPFMLEQLVPRERAVLVPNPNYWDESRMARADRIELIPIPEGTTRANALLAGEVDWIEAPPADTLAMLEGRGFTITRNGYPHLWPWQFSFVEGSPWTDKRIRQAANLAINREEIQALLGGNMVPAQGILLPDDPAFGNPAFEVTYDPDRALELLEEAGYGPDNPVNVKMLISSSGSGQMQPLPMNELIQQQLAAVGINVDFEVMVWETLFDNWRQGAQHADSRGAHGTNITFATHDPFAAILRFMASESVPPNSLNWGYYSNPEVDALIQELQLAFDPDENLRVYQQLHEVLVEDAPFLFVAHDVGPRAMRSEITGFTQAKSWFQDITPISMGQVARQ; from the coding sequence ATGCCCCGTTCTGCCCCCACCTGGTCGTCCTTTGGCCGCCGTCGGTTTATCAAGTTTGCCTCTGGCATTGGGGTCGGCTTTGCCCTGTCGGTCACCACCCTCTCCGCCTGTCAGCCAACGACCACCGTAACCGACGCTCCAGGGGCACCCGCAGAAGCGGCCAGCGGCGGCACCATCCGCATTGGCATGACCGCCTCCGACATCCCATTGACCGGGGGAGCCCCCAACTCCGGGTTTGAAGGGGTGCGCTTCACCGGCATGACCCTCTACGATGCCCTGGTCACCTGGGATTTATCGCTGGACGATCGCCCTGCTCCCCTTGTCCCTCAGTTGGCCACCTCCTGGTCGGTGGACGAGAACGACCCCCGGGTCTGGACGTTTGAACTGCGCCAGGGCGTTAAGTTCCACGACGGGTCTGACTTCAACGCCGATGCGGTGGTGTTCAACTTCGAGAAAATCTTCGACGAAAATGCCCCCCACTACGATGCCCAGCAGTCGGCCCAGGTGGTAGCCCGGATTCCGGCCTACGAGAGCATCCGCAAGGTGGACGACTACACCGTTGAAATCACCACCAAAACCCCCAATTCGCTGCTGATTAACCAACTGCCCTTCATGTTCTTCTCCAGTCCCGCCCACTACGAGGCTCTGGGGGGTGACTGGGCTGCCTTCGCCGCCGACCCCTCGGGCACCGGTCCCTTCATGCTGGAACAACTGGTGCCTCGAGAGCGGGCCGTGCTGGTGCCCAACCCCAACTACTGGGATGAGAGCCGTATGGCCCGGGCCGATCGCATCGAGTTGATTCCCATCCCCGAGGGCACTACCCGCGCCAACGCTTTGCTGGCCGGAGAAGTGGACTGGATCGAAGCGCCTCCGGCCGATACCCTGGCTATGCTGGAAGGCCGCGGCTTCACCATCACTCGCAACGGCTACCCCCACCTCTGGCCCTGGCAGTTCAGCTTTGTAGAAGGCTCCCCCTGGACCGACAAGCGCATTCGCCAGGCCGCTAACCTGGCCATCAACCGTGAGGAAATCCAGGCGCTGCTGGGGGGCAACATGGTGCCAGCCCAGGGCATTTTGCTACCCGACGACCCGGCCTTTGGCAACCCCGCCTTTGAGGTCACCTACGACCCCGATCGGGCCCTGGAGCTGCTGGAGGAAGCGGGCTACGGCCCCGACAACCCAGTCAACGTAAAAATGCTGATCTCCTCCTCGGGCTCGGGGCAGATGCAGCCCCTGCCCATGAACGAGTTGATCCAGCAGCAGTTGGCCGCGGTGGGCATCAACGTCGATTTTGAGGTGATGGTGTGGGAGACCCTGTTTGACAACTGGCGGCAGGGCGCCCAGCACGCCGACTCCCGCGGTGCCCACGGCACCAATATCACCTTTGCCACCCACGACCCCTTCGCCGCCATCCTGCGCTTCATGGCCTCCGAGAGCGTACCGCCCAACTCCCTCAACTGGGGCTACTACAGCAACCCCGAGGTGGACGCCCTGATCCAGGAGCTCCAGCTGGCTTTTGATCCCGATGAGAACCTGCGGGTTTACCAGCAGCTCCACGAGGTTCTGGTGGAGGATGCCCCCTTCCTATTTGTCGCCCACGATGTCGGTCCCAGAGCCATGCGCAGTGAGATCACGGGCTTTACCCAGGCCAAGAGCTGGTTCCAGGATATTACACCGATCTCCATGGGTCAGGTAGCCAGACAGTAG
- a CDS encoding ABC transporter permease, producing the protein MFLYICRRIVYTVPIALAVALVCFSLVHLAPGDPLSAVLPPDASAEVVQRITQAYGMDRPLPVQFMSWLGRAVQGDLGVSVASGRPVVSEISSALSYTFVLALAAALIGFLFGTLFGTLAAFFQGRWADKLMTGIALFGVSVPHYWLGLLLVIIFSVQLEWLPSLGGGSGPWFNRLRYLVLPAVTMSFIPMGIVARTVRATVSELLGSEFVTSLRARGLRSGKIAKHVAKNAAPTVLAVMGLQFGYLLGGSILVETVFSWPGTGYLLNGAIFQRDIPLLQGIILVLSMFFVALNLLVDVLQTLFDPRIRRS; encoded by the coding sequence ATGTTTTTGTACATCTGCCGCCGCATTGTCTACACCGTGCCCATCGCCCTGGCCGTAGCGCTGGTCTGTTTCTCCCTGGTGCACCTGGCCCCAGGCGACCCGCTGTCGGCGGTGCTTCCTCCCGATGCTTCGGCGGAGGTGGTGCAGCGCATCACCCAGGCCTACGGCATGGATCGACCCCTGCCGGTACAGTTCATGTCCTGGCTGGGGCGAGCGGTGCAGGGAGACCTGGGGGTTTCCGTGGCGTCTGGTCGCCCGGTGGTGTCAGAAATCAGCAGTGCCCTGAGTTATACCTTTGTGCTGGCCCTGGCCGCCGCCCTGATCGGGTTTCTGTTTGGCACTCTGTTTGGCACCCTGGCCGCCTTTTTCCAGGGTCGCTGGGCCGACAAGCTGATGACGGGCATTGCTCTGTTTGGAGTATCGGTGCCCCACTACTGGCTGGGCCTGCTGCTGGTGATCATCTTCTCCGTGCAGTTGGAGTGGCTGCCCTCCCTGGGGGGCGGCTCTGGTCCCTGGTTTAACCGGCTGCGCTACCTGGTCTTACCCGCCGTGACGATGAGCTTCATCCCCATGGGCATTGTGGCCCGTACGGTGCGGGCCACAGTGTCCGAGCTGCTGGGGTCGGAGTTTGTCACCTCCCTTCGGGCGCGGGGGCTGCGCAGCGGCAAAATCGCCAAGCACGTGGCCAAAAACGCTGCCCCCACGGTGCTGGCGGTGATGGGGCTCCAGTTTGGCTACCTGCTGGGGGGCTCGATTCTGGTGGAGACAGTGTTCTCCTGGCCGGGGACCGGCTACCTGCTGAACGGGGCCATCTTCCAGCGCGATATCCCCCTGCTCCAGGGCATCATCCTGGTGCTGTCGATGTTCTTTGTCGCCCTGAACCTGCTGGTGGATGTCCTTCAGACGCTGTTTGACCCCCGCATCCGCCGCAGCTAA
- a CDS encoding SH3 domain-containing protein, with protein sequence MKGFFIGLSKLILGIAVALILLSMAGVATARYFMGRLSVLPPKPLYGDEMPTAAQVEPEAAPEAIPAAPEPVAEAPAAPEPELEDGAYNAVVVQPIGLVMREGPGVNYPQVGGVDVNEAVVVLEEPDDQAWVKVRVVSNGQEGWVKAGNTRRTE encoded by the coding sequence ATGAAAGGATTTTTCATTGGCCTTTCCAAGTTAATTTTGGGCATTGCGGTTGCCCTAATTTTGCTGTCGATGGCTGGGGTGGCCACCGCCCGCTACTTCATGGGTCGCCTCTCGGTGCTGCCGCCCAAGCCCCTCTACGGCGACGAGATGCCCACGGCGGCGCAGGTTGAGCCCGAGGCGGCCCCCGAGGCCATCCCAGCGGCCCCCGAGCCGGTGGCCGAGGCCCCGGCTGCCCCCGAACCCGAGCTAGAGGACGGGGCCTACAATGCCGTGGTGGTACAGCCCATTGGCCTGGTGATGCGGGAAGGCCCTGGGGTTAACTATCCCCAGGTGGGCGGGGTGGATGTCAACGAAGCGGTGGTGGTGCTGGAGGAGCCCGACGACCAGGCGTGGGTCAAGGTGCGAGTGGTGTCGAACGGCCAGGAGGGCTGGGTGAAGGCGGGGAACACCCGTCGCACCGAGTAA
- a CDS encoding AAA family ATPase — protein MSFIDELGLLIRARYPIVYIATAEEERAEADIAACAAAQGNRALYTWDFVDGYQGNLNDAGFGKRNPLQALELVEKLPATAPAVFVLRDFHRFLDDIAVSRKLRNLARRLKAQPKTLVILSAQLTVPDELSETITVLEFTLPDVAAIRQEVQQLLSATTTDLSGGMLEEVVRTCQGLSLERIRRVLARAIAYHGAFDPNDLDLILDEKRQSIRQTQILDYYPAREQISDIGGLDNLKDWLRSRGAAFSEKARQYGLPHPRGLLLLGIQGTGKSLTAKAIAHHWHLPLLRLDVGRLFGGLVGESEARTRQMIQLAEALAPCVLWIDEIDKAFAGMDGRSDAGTASRVFGTFITWMAEKTSPVFVVATANNIQALPPEMLRRGRFDEIFFVGLPTQSDRQAIFEVHLSRLRPHSLKNFDIPRLAYETPDFSGAEIEQAIVEAMHLGFSQNRDFTTDDILAAASEMVPLARTAQEQVEALQAWAAAGKARMASRTVGLEQRFRPTLPDAD, from the coding sequence ATGAGCTTTATCGATGAACTGGGTCTGCTCATCCGCGCCCGCTACCCGATCGTCTACATCGCCACCGCCGAAGAGGAGCGGGCCGAGGCCGACATTGCCGCTTGCGCCGCGGCCCAGGGCAACCGTGCCCTCTACACCTGGGACTTTGTCGATGGCTACCAGGGCAACCTCAACGACGCGGGCTTTGGCAAGCGCAACCCTCTGCAGGCCCTGGAGCTAGTTGAAAAGCTGCCTGCCACTGCTCCGGCTGTCTTTGTACTGCGCGACTTTCATCGGTTTTTAGACGACATTGCCGTCTCTCGCAAACTGCGCAACCTGGCCCGCCGCCTCAAGGCCCAGCCCAAAACCCTGGTGATTTTGTCGGCCCAGCTCACCGTTCCCGACGAGCTGAGCGAAACGATTACGGTGCTGGAGTTTACCCTGCCCGATGTCGCGGCCATTCGCCAGGAGGTGCAGCAGCTCTTGAGCGCTACCACCACCGACCTGTCGGGGGGGATGCTGGAGGAGGTGGTGCGCACCTGTCAGGGGCTGTCCCTGGAGCGAATTCGGCGGGTGCTGGCCCGGGCGATCGCCTACCACGGAGCCTTTGACCCCAACGACCTCGACCTGATCCTCGACGAAAAGCGCCAGAGCATTCGCCAGACCCAGATTCTCGACTACTACCCCGCCAGGGAGCAAATCTCTGACATTGGCGGCCTGGACAACCTCAAAGACTGGCTGCGATCGCGGGGGGCCGCATTCTCAGAGAAGGCCCGTCAGTACGGCCTGCCCCACCCGCGCGGGCTGCTGCTGCTGGGCATTCAGGGCACGGGCAAGTCGCTCACCGCCAAGGCGATCGCCCACCACTGGCACCTGCCCCTGCTGCGCCTCGACGTCGGTCGTCTGTTTGGCGGCCTGGTGGGCGAGTCTGAGGCCCGCACCCGCCAGATGATTCAGCTGGCCGAGGCCCTGGCCCCCTGCGTGCTGTGGATTGACGAAATCGATAAAGCCTTCGCAGGTATGGACGGTCGCAGCGATGCGGGTACCGCCAGCCGCGTGTTTGGCACCTTCATCACCTGGATGGCCGAGAAAACCTCGCCCGTGTTTGTGGTAGCCACCGCCAACAACATTCAGGCGCTGCCTCCCGAGATGCTGCGCCGGGGCCGCTTCGACGAAATTTTCTTTGTTGGCTTGCCGACCCAGAGCGATCGCCAGGCCATTTTTGAGGTGCACCTCTCCCGCCTGCGGCCCCACAGCCTGAAGAATTTTGACATTCCCCGGCTGGCCTACGAAACCCCCGACTTTTCGGGGGCGGAGATCGAGCAGGCCATTGTCGAGGCCATGCACCTGGGCTTCAGCCAGAACCGCGACTTTACCACCGACGACATTCTGGCCGCCGCCAGCGAAATGGTGCCCCTGGCCCGCACCGCCCAGGAACAGGTCGAGGCCCTCCAGGCCTGGGCCGCAGCGGGTAAAGCGCGGATGGCCTCTCGCACGGTTGGGCTAGAGCAGCGGTTTCGCCCCACCCTACCCGATGCCGATTAG
- a CDS encoding TraX family protein has protein sequence MVCSLALWYTERADAEPTVPPMQSPSPRGLTSYHIKLLAALTMLIDHVGLVFFPEMTGFRIIGRISFPLFVWLLVQGEAHTRDVGRYGLRLAALGIVSQPIYQLTFNTTGLNILFELLLGLGCLRLARRVPQLQLPIWLCGAALSELLNMGYGSYGIGLVFLTRYFRPKLLWMVAWIGFHLAWAWFVGPFQLPAIAVPLLFWLANGERGAKARWFYAFYPGHLALLWLIQRAGA, from the coding sequence GTGGTCTGCTCCCTCGCGCTGTGGTACACCGAAAGGGCCGATGCAGAACCAACCGTGCCGCCCATGCAGAGCCCGTCGCCCAGGGGGCTGACCAGCTACCACATCAAGCTTCTGGCGGCGTTGACCATGCTGATAGACCATGTTGGCCTGGTCTTTTTCCCAGAGATGACGGGCTTTCGCATCATTGGGCGGATCAGCTTTCCCCTATTTGTCTGGCTGCTGGTGCAGGGCGAGGCCCATACCCGAGATGTGGGCCGCTACGGCCTGCGGCTGGCGGCCCTGGGCATCGTATCGCAGCCAATCTACCAGCTGACCTTCAACACCACCGGGCTCAATATTTTGTTTGAGCTGCTTCTGGGCCTGGGCTGTCTGCGGTTGGCCCGCCGGGTCCCGCAGCTGCAGCTGCCGATCTGGCTGTGCGGGGCAGCGCTATCCGAGCTGTTGAACATGGGCTACGGCAGCTACGGCATTGGCCTGGTGTTTCTGACCCGCTACTTTCGCCCCAAGCTGCTGTGGATGGTGGCGTGGATCGGGTTTCACCTGGCCTGGGCCTGGTTTGTCGGGCCGTTTCAGCTCCCCGCGATCGCGGTGCCGCTGCTGTTCTGGCTGGCCAACGGCGAGCGGGGAGCGAAAGCCCGCTGGTTCTACGCCTTTTACCCCGGCCACCTGGCCCTGCTGTGGCTGATCCAGCGGGCCGGGGCATAG
- a CDS encoding DUF2996 domain-containing protein, which produces MADEKMADETTPTADAKPPEGAAAAETSEAAESTPKAAAKAPPKASKTEAGAAAPKAAKKEKPPALEDKPFTEFIEQHFIPSLETALKEKGLEDIQLTLDQQPLGVFGVSDGENYWHVKGKWQRGDRQFNIAFTKDDISSPKLFYFADKGSQPSTIEQFMGDERKITLDLLVLFTLRRLNGQKWLARN; this is translated from the coding sequence ATGGCTGACGAAAAGATGGCTGACGAGACAACCCCTACGGCAGACGCCAAGCCGCCAGAGGGCGCGGCCGCCGCAGAAACGTCAGAGGCAGCAGAGTCTACCCCTAAAGCGGCGGCCAAGGCCCCCCCCAAGGCGTCCAAGACAGAGGCTGGGGCGGCAGCGCCCAAAGCGGCTAAAAAAGAAAAGCCACCCGCGCTAGAAGATAAGCCCTTCACCGAATTCATTGAGCAGCACTTTATTCCCTCCCTGGAGACGGCGCTGAAGGAAAAGGGCCTTGAGGATATTCAGCTCACCCTTGACCAGCAGCCCCTGGGCGTTTTTGGCGTCAGCGATGGGGAGAACTACTGGCATGTGAAGGGCAAATGGCAGCGGGGCGACCGCCAGTTTAACATTGCCTTTACTAAAGACGACATTTCGAGCCCCAAGCTGTTCTACTTCGCCGACAAAGGCTCCCAGCCCAGCACCATTGAGCAGTTCATGGGTGACGAGCGCAAAATTACCCTGGACCTGCTGGTGCTCTTTACCCTACGGCGGCTCAACGGCCAGAAGTGGCTGGCGCGAAACTGA